Proteins encoded within one genomic window of Candidatus Omnitrophota bacterium:
- a CDS encoding deoxyribonuclease IV → MKLGVHVSIAGHIYEAVDRAASLGCNTFQMFSRNPRGWEALALVPADVEEFKKRRKEKKISPVVVHIPYLINLCSGDDALWRRSVDAYIEDIKRADTLGADYFVTHLGSPKEKGRDYGVDRFSKGITEAVTKAKPRLMILLENTAGGGDSIGSKFEDISEILKNVKAGTGVDAGMCLDTAHTFEAGFDDSTKEGLEATLKKIDSTVGLGKIKVVHFNDSLSEMGSHNDRHWHIGKGKIGADGMRRIINHPKLKDCAFILETPKETEDADKKNLAAARKMRKD, encoded by the coding sequence ATGAAACTCGGCGTCCACGTATCCATAGCAGGGCATATCTATGAGGCGGTCGACAGGGCAGCCTCGCTCGGCTGCAACACGTTCCAGATGTTCAGCCGCAACCCGCGCGGCTGGGAAGCGCTCGCCCTTGTGCCTGCCGACGTAGAGGAATTCAAGAAGCGCCGCAAGGAAAAGAAGATATCCCCGGTCGTAGTCCACATCCCTTACCTTATAAATCTCTGCTCGGGCGATGACGCGCTCTGGAGAAGATCGGTCGACGCTTATATAGAGGATATAAAACGCGCCGATACGCTCGGGGCGGATTATTTCGTCACGCATCTCGGGAGCCCGAAGGAGAAAGGCCGGGATTACGGCGTAGACCGGTTCTCGAAAGGGATAACCGAGGCGGTAACAAAAGCGAAGCCCAGGCTCATGATACTCCTGGAGAATACGGCCGGCGGCGGCGATTCGATCGGCTCGAAGTTCGAAGATATCTCCGAGATATTGAAAAACGTCAAGGCCGGGACCGGGGTCGATGCAGGGATGTGCCTCGATACCGCGCATACGTTCGAGGCGGGTTTCGACGACAGCACGAAGGAAGGGCTCGAGGCGACCTTAAAAAAGATTGATTCCACCGTAGGACTTGGTAAGATAAAGGTCGTACACTTTAACGATTCCCTTAGCGAAATGGGTTCGCACAACGACAGGCACTGGCATATCGGCAAGGGAAAGATCGGCGCCGACGGCATGAGGCGCATAATAAACCATCCGAAGCTGAAGGATTGCGCCTTTATACTCGAGACGCCGAAAGAGACCGAGGACGCGGACAAGAAGAACCTCGCGGCCGCCAGGAAGATGAGAAAGGATTAG